Proteins encoded within one genomic window of Neodiprion fabricii isolate iyNeoFabr1 chromosome 6, iyNeoFabr1.1, whole genome shotgun sequence:
- the LOC124185071 gene encoding mitochondrial ribonuclease P catalytic subunit isoform X1 yields the protein MFPSFLHSRKLIQYKNNLFKKWAMYWKIFYTDYANVGIRTYQDCVANPLRSGLTLTTAWGVYYIKSHNPDKLSYLSAIINANNYFTLISSSVRNPSTSEYLRMINNSLSQGIVRYFSCGFFSIAWIDEYDDIVSVYKRQCRYLTISWMALPNTIMAFHKISVGTIMTLSRLLSTLGRKANNAGISKFENLAVLQTLKGQTSLSSDQWTNLRKEIMETDVPSAANAVDTTILQFCSHTENFELGKSCMKYLRENNYELNPALVGVYFKLLYRNKDTLTEDEKQEILSIYNDLRLKYPLLDATTAEYCVMVISLTEKWLDVIELLEMIKISCNAASRAYNAAISAAFNNGDSELGWKLLHDMVKIKRVPSSDAYIAYLNYCLQNFEKPQDRVQEIEKLFNFFTQYCLSPNEDVINQIATIFTKLGWVANTGTVDLSGTCCTCNHTLSPPSITDEEFSHLSKTVLEKGLVGQDAYKKSSPAEVRKLINFVNKTKPYDIVIDGLNVAYTNNKNMAGPRNLASLVRSCLDRNQIVLVLGRKHMLKWQREHITYIKNNSFLFLTDNLSSDDPFLLYATLESGPKTNFVSSDLMRQHKFLMGDPMLEKIFKLWQMSHQCFVKFNKSGKLTFISPLKFSPTAQKGKRCWHIPYGCETDSLRESFEPPTAWLCLVEPKSFCK from the exons ATGTTCCCATCTTTTCTTCACAGTAGAAAGTTGAttcagtataaaaataatcttttcAAGAAATGGGCAAtgtattggaaaattttttatactgaTTACGCAAATGTTGGAATAAGAACGTATCAAGACTGTGTTGCCAATCCATTAAGATCCGGTCTAACTTTGACTACCGCATGGGGCGTTTATTATATCAAATCTCACAACCCGGACAAACTGAGTTATCTTAGCGCTATTATTAACGCAAATAACTATTTTACCCTCATATCAAGTTCAGTTAGAAACCCTTCCACTTCAGAATATTTGAGAATGATCAACAATTCATTGTCTCAAGGAATCGTTCGCTACTTTAGCTgtggatttttttccatcgcaTGGATAGACGAATATGATGATATTGTTTCGGTATATAAACGGCAGTGTCGTTATTTAACGATAAGCTGGATGGCATTACCCA ACACAATTATGgcatttcataaaatttctgtTGGTACAATCATGACCCTCTCGAGGCTTTTAAGCACTTTGGGACGTAAGGCAAACAATGCAGgtatttcaaagtttgaaaacctAGCAGTCCTCCAAACACTAAAAGGCCAGACAAGTCTAAGCAGTGATCAATGGACGAACTTAAGGAAAGAAATTATGGAGACTGATGTACCAAGTGCGGCAAATGCTGTAGATACTACGATACTTCAATTTTGTTCACACacggaaaattttgaacttgGCAAATCGTGTATGAAATACttgagagaaaataattacgaattAAATCCGGCACTAGTTggagtgtattttaaattattataccgaAATAAAGATACTCTCACTGAGGATGAAAAGCAAGAGATTCTAAGCATCTATAATGATCTGCGGCTCAAATATCCGCTTCTTGACGCAACGACAGCGGAGTATTGTGTCATGGTTATTTCTCTTACAGAAAAGTGGCTAGATGTAATAGAATTAttggaaatgataaaaatatcttgTAATGCCGCTTCACGTGCTTACAACGCTGCAATCTCTGCTGCATTTAATAATGGAGACAGTGAATTGGGCTGGAAACTTCTTCATGATATGGTAAAGATAAAGAGAGTACCATCTTCAGATGCATACATAGcatatttaaattattgtctgcagaattttgaaaaacctcAAGATCGCGTCCAAGAAATAGAAAAgctctttaatttttttacacaatattgcTTAAGCCCCAATGAAGATGTCATCAATCAAATTGCAACTATTTTTACCAAGTTGGGATGGGTAGCAAATACTGGCACGGTAGATCTTTC AGGTACATGCTGTACCTGCAATCACACACTTTCACCGCCGTCAATAACAGATGAAGAATTTTCCCATTTATCAAAGACGGTACTTGAAAAGGGCCTTGTTGGGCAAGATGCTTACAAAAAGTCATCCCCAGCCGAGGTCcgaaaattgatcaatttcgtgAATAAAACCAAACCATATGACATTGTAATCGATGGGCTCAATGTTGCGTAcacaaacaataaaaatatggcTGGCCCTAGAAAT CTAGCCTCTCTGGTCAGATCTTGTCTTGATAGAAATCAAATTGTCCTAGTACTTGGCCGAAAACATATGTTAAAATGGCAACGAGAACATATCACTTACATCAAGAATAattctttcctctttcttaCTGATAATCT ATCATCGGATGACCCCTTTCTTCTATATGCCACACTGGAAAGTGGACCAAAGACGAATTTTGTTTCCTCCGATCTAATGCGACAGCATAAATTTCTTATGGGTGATCCGAtgttggagaaaattttcaaactttggcAAATGTCTCACCAATGTTTCGTAAAGTTCAATAAAAGTGGCAAACTGACATTCATAAGCCCCTTGAAATTCTCGCCCACTGCTCAAAAAGGCAAGCGTTGCTGGCACATTCCATACGGGTGCGAAACTGACTCGTTAAGGGAATCATTCGAACCACCCACAGCTTGGTTGTGCTTAGTTGAGCCAAAATCTTTCTGTAAATAG
- the LOC124185073 gene encoding leucine-rich repeat-containing protein 58 — protein MDNYTSDSSDSDNPTKTLDFSYLSLDSDAVKERLGSIKDPESVETILLHQNQLNHAPGNITKFTNLHLLDLSNCGLSELPDFLSDCPLTTLVAKNNNLSNDSLPKTFEAFSTLRELNLSGNRLTEFPEQVLQLTALRYLYLGGNGISRITKDIWKLQRLQILSMGGNSLTDVPSTLGQLTTLHALILCDNMLESLPGSIANLKNLKSLLLHKNRLKTLPTEIITLSCLTELSLRDNPLVVRFVSDMTHDPPSLLELAARVIKINNIHYGKEDLPKNLTDYLNSGHCCVNPNCKGVFFNNRIEHIKFVDFCGKYRVPLLQYLCSSKCIDPRSNDDNIDSNGVMMRKVLLG, from the exons ATGGACAATTACACGTCGGACTCAAGTGATTCGGATAATCCAACGAAAACTTTGGATTTCTCGTATCTTTCGTTGGACTCGGATGCTGTGAAGGAACGTTTGGGATCTATAAAAGATCCCGAGAGTGTCGAGACAATATTACTACATCAGAATCAATTGAATCACGCACCGGGTAACATAACAAAATTCACCAATTTACATCTGCTCGACTTGTCGAATTGTGGACTTTCCGAACTGCCAGATTTTTTAAGCGATTGCCCGCTTACCACGTTGGTTGCGAAAAATAACAACCTGTCCAATGACTCCTTGCCGAAAACATTTGAGGCTTTTTCAACACTGAGGGAACTCAATCTGAGTGGCAATCGATTGACCGAATTTCCCGAACAAGTCTTACAACTGACAGCACTCCGATATCTCTACCTTGGAGGCAACGGTATATCGAGGATCACAAAAGATATATGGAAATTGCAACG ATTGCAAATTCTATCGATGGGAGGAAATAGTTTAACCGATGTTCCATCGACGCTCGGTCAACTCACAACTTTGCACGCACTGATCCTATGCGATAACATGCTCGAGAGTTTACCCGGATCGATTGCTAATTTGAAGAACTTGAAATCGTTGTTATTGCACAAAAACAGGCTCAAAACATTACCTACTGAAATAATAACACTAAGCTGCCTTACAGAG ttGTCATTGCGTGACAATCCTTTGGTGGTTCGATTTGTGTCTGACATGACTCATGATCCTCCGTCATTATTGGAACTGGCGGCACgtgttattaaaattaataatattcacTACGGCAAAGAGGATTTGCCGAAAAATTTAACCGATTACCTAAACAGCGGCCATTGCTGCGTTAATCCAAATTGCAAAG gTGTATTTTTTAACAACAGAATTGAACACATCAAGTTCGTCGACTTTTGTGGAAAATATCGGGTCCCGTTACTACAATACTTATGCAGCAGCAAGTGCATTGATCCAAGATCAAACGATGATAACATAGATAGCAACGGAGTAATGATGCGGAAGGTTCTCTTGGGATGA
- the LOC124185071 gene encoding mitochondrial ribonuclease P catalytic subunit isoform X2: MAFHKISVGTIMTLSRLLSTLGRKANNAGISKFENLAVLQTLKGQTSLSSDQWTNLRKEIMETDVPSAANAVDTTILQFCSHTENFELGKSCMKYLRENNYELNPALVGVYFKLLYRNKDTLTEDEKQEILSIYNDLRLKYPLLDATTAEYCVMVISLTEKWLDVIELLEMIKISCNAASRAYNAAISAAFNNGDSELGWKLLHDMVKIKRVPSSDAYIAYLNYCLQNFEKPQDRVQEIEKLFNFFTQYCLSPNEDVINQIATIFTKLGWVANTGTVDLSGTCCTCNHTLSPPSITDEEFSHLSKTVLEKGLVGQDAYKKSSPAEVRKLINFVNKTKPYDIVIDGLNVAYTNNKNMAGPRNLASLVRSCLDRNQIVLVLGRKHMLKWQREHITYIKNNSFLFLTDNLSSDDPFLLYATLESGPKTNFVSSDLMRQHKFLMGDPMLEKIFKLWQMSHQCFVKFNKSGKLTFISPLKFSPTAQKGKRCWHIPYGCETDSLRESFEPPTAWLCLVEPKSFCK; this comes from the exons ATGgcatttcataaaatttctgtTGGTACAATCATGACCCTCTCGAGGCTTTTAAGCACTTTGGGACGTAAGGCAAACAATGCAGgtatttcaaagtttgaaaacctAGCAGTCCTCCAAACACTAAAAGGCCAGACAAGTCTAAGCAGTGATCAATGGACGAACTTAAGGAAAGAAATTATGGAGACTGATGTACCAAGTGCGGCAAATGCTGTAGATACTACGATACTTCAATTTTGTTCACACacggaaaattttgaacttgGCAAATCGTGTATGAAATACttgagagaaaataattacgaattAAATCCGGCACTAGTTggagtgtattttaaattattataccgaAATAAAGATACTCTCACTGAGGATGAAAAGCAAGAGATTCTAAGCATCTATAATGATCTGCGGCTCAAATATCCGCTTCTTGACGCAACGACAGCGGAGTATTGTGTCATGGTTATTTCTCTTACAGAAAAGTGGCTAGATGTAATAGAATTAttggaaatgataaaaatatcttgTAATGCCGCTTCACGTGCTTACAACGCTGCAATCTCTGCTGCATTTAATAATGGAGACAGTGAATTGGGCTGGAAACTTCTTCATGATATGGTAAAGATAAAGAGAGTACCATCTTCAGATGCATACATAGcatatttaaattattgtctgcagaattttgaaaaacctcAAGATCGCGTCCAAGAAATAGAAAAgctctttaatttttttacacaatattgcTTAAGCCCCAATGAAGATGTCATCAATCAAATTGCAACTATTTTTACCAAGTTGGGATGGGTAGCAAATACTGGCACGGTAGATCTTTC AGGTACATGCTGTACCTGCAATCACACACTTTCACCGCCGTCAATAACAGATGAAGAATTTTCCCATTTATCAAAGACGGTACTTGAAAAGGGCCTTGTTGGGCAAGATGCTTACAAAAAGTCATCCCCAGCCGAGGTCcgaaaattgatcaatttcgtgAATAAAACCAAACCATATGACATTGTAATCGATGGGCTCAATGTTGCGTAcacaaacaataaaaatatggcTGGCCCTAGAAAT CTAGCCTCTCTGGTCAGATCTTGTCTTGATAGAAATCAAATTGTCCTAGTACTTGGCCGAAAACATATGTTAAAATGGCAACGAGAACATATCACTTACATCAAGAATAattctttcctctttcttaCTGATAATCT ATCATCGGATGACCCCTTTCTTCTATATGCCACACTGGAAAGTGGACCAAAGACGAATTTTGTTTCCTCCGATCTAATGCGACAGCATAAATTTCTTATGGGTGATCCGAtgttggagaaaattttcaaactttggcAAATGTCTCACCAATGTTTCGTAAAGTTCAATAAAAGTGGCAAACTGACATTCATAAGCCCCTTGAAATTCTCGCCCACTGCTCAAAAAGGCAAGCGTTGCTGGCACATTCCATACGGGTGCGAAACTGACTCGTTAAGGGAATCATTCGAACCACCCACAGCTTGGTTGTGCTTAGTTGAGCCAAAATCTTTCTGTAAATAG